In Corallococcus macrosporus, the following are encoded in one genomic region:
- a CDS encoding serine/threonine-protein kinase, producing MRPALEHEPFSAAAAPGARTDEAPAEALATVDPLVGSQIGEFVIRERVGAGGMGVVYRAEHPLIGKHAAIKVMRAELVSPEQEQRLLVEARAVNAIRHPGVLDIFNFGTLPDCRPYVVMELLKGQSLADRMREQGRMDVGTTAWVLEQVLAALAAAHRAGVVHRDLKPANVFLMEQPDAAPLIKLVDFGIAKLMQGHDALARTDGSTLGTPDFMAPEQVRGGEVGPAADLYALGVMAFHMLTGTRPFQGDNVQVMFAHVEQVPPRVSSRVEGIPPELDDLVSRLMAKDPAKRPATATAVRLKLRGLARPPMPSGSVEPDAPVEPQARAEPPGRRSGVSLAVAAVAAVAMLGVGYGWGTQAREAEPMQVIAPPRPSGPVRVDARPTLPEEPPPVAATQPPVEVPPEVIEEAAPTEAETATATLAKSTKLPPLPAETASEKKMEQRQAGLFKLLLARSKDVDAEGVLRGRLLQQYRAAAEAKTDSERTRIHVALDDLEKELTQRIALHDAPPARVAVATAAPPAPPRVPALVIPRLPPLPQGNASEQRLAQRMDKLVAELRKRTQNQDVAPELTKQLVDIFRSAANATTATERMSVHQALDAWQERLTARLPR from the coding sequence ATGCGACCGGCCCTGGAGCACGAACCCTTCTCAGCGGCGGCGGCACCTGGCGCGCGGACGGACGAAGCCCCCGCGGAGGCCCTGGCGACGGTGGATCCGCTGGTGGGGTCCCAGATTGGTGAGTTCGTCATCCGGGAGCGCGTGGGCGCGGGCGGGATGGGGGTCGTCTACCGGGCGGAGCACCCGCTGATTGGCAAGCACGCGGCCATCAAGGTGATGCGCGCGGAGCTGGTGTCCCCGGAGCAGGAGCAGCGGCTGCTGGTGGAGGCGCGGGCGGTGAACGCCATCCGGCATCCGGGCGTGCTGGACATCTTCAACTTCGGGACGCTGCCGGACTGCCGGCCGTATGTGGTGATGGAGCTGCTGAAGGGCCAGTCGCTCGCGGACCGGATGCGCGAGCAGGGCCGGATGGACGTGGGAACCACGGCCTGGGTGCTGGAGCAGGTCCTGGCCGCGCTGGCGGCCGCGCACCGGGCGGGGGTGGTGCACCGGGACCTGAAGCCCGCGAACGTGTTCCTGATGGAGCAGCCGGACGCGGCGCCGTTGATCAAGCTGGTGGACTTCGGCATCGCCAAGCTGATGCAGGGGCACGACGCGCTGGCGCGGACGGACGGTTCCACGCTGGGGACGCCGGACTTCATGGCCCCGGAGCAGGTTCGCGGCGGCGAGGTGGGCCCGGCCGCGGACCTGTACGCGCTGGGGGTGATGGCGTTCCACATGCTCACGGGCACCCGGCCGTTCCAGGGTGACAACGTGCAGGTGATGTTCGCGCACGTCGAGCAGGTTCCGCCCCGCGTGTCGTCGCGGGTGGAAGGGATTCCGCCGGAGCTCGATGACCTGGTGTCGCGGTTGATGGCGAAGGACCCCGCGAAGCGGCCCGCGACCGCGACGGCCGTGCGGCTGAAGCTCCGGGGACTGGCGCGTCCCCCCATGCCGTCCGGGAGCGTGGAACCGGATGCGCCGGTGGAGCCGCAGGCGCGGGCCGAGCCGCCAGGACGCCGGAGCGGAGTATCCCTCGCGGTGGCGGCGGTCGCCGCGGTGGCGATGCTGGGGGTGGGTTACGGGTGGGGGACGCAGGCGCGGGAGGCGGAGCCGATGCAAGTGATTGCGCCGCCGCGACCTTCCGGGCCGGTGCGGGTGGACGCGAGGCCCACGCTTCCGGAGGAGCCGCCGCCGGTCGCCGCGACGCAGCCCCCTGTCGAGGTGCCGCCCGAGGTCATCGAGGAAGCAGCGCCCACGGAGGCGGAGACCGCGACAGCGACCCTCGCGAAGTCCACGAAGTTGCCACCGTTGCCGGCGGAGACTGCCTCCGAGAAGAAGATGGAGCAGCGGCAGGCAGGTCTGTTCAAGCTGCTGCTGGCGCGGTCGAAGGACGTGGATGCGGAGGGAGTCCTGCGCGGCAGGCTGCTCCAGCAGTACCGGGCCGCCGCGGAAGCGAAGACGGACTCCGAGCGGACGCGCATCCATGTCGCGCTGGATGACCTTGAGAAGGAATTGACCCAGCGCATCGCACTGCACGATGCGCCCCCGGCGCGTGTCGCCGTCGCAACCGCCGCGCCTCCGGCGCCGCCCCGGGTCCCGGCGCTTGTGATTCCCAGGCTGCCCCCCCTGCCCCAGGGCAATGCCTCCGAGCAGCGGCTGGCCCAACGCATGGACAAGCTGGTCGCGGAGCTGCGCAAGCGCACGCAGAACCAGGACGTCGCGCCGGAGCTGACGAAGCAGCTCGTGGACATCTTCCGGTCCGCGGCGAACGCCACGACCGCCACCGAGCGCATGAGCGTGCATCAGGCCCTGGATGCATGGCAGGAGCGGCTGACGGCGCGCCTCCCGCGCTGA
- a CDS encoding serine/threonine-protein kinase, producing MKTRRIPETGAHRALTEREVPLTLAPTAPKADPLLGTQLGEFVIQERIGAGGMGVVYRAEHPIIGKQAAIKVLRAELMSPEQEQRLVVEARSVNAIGHPGILDIFNFGKLPDGRPYVVMELLQGQSLAAVLHERGRLDVGTTVWMLEQILSPLGAAHRASVVHRDLKPANVFMVERPDAPPTLKLVDFGIAKVLQSREGLTLADGSVLGTPDFMAPEQIRGGAVGPATDLYALGVMAFQMLTGARPFQGENVQVMFAHVEQAPPRPSSKVEGIPPELDALVLQLMEKDPAKRPASAEAVRQRLKALSLGRSPGTLGLGVPAVTKREEPTSPTAPRPPGLAALLADRRKVAPLAAAVVAGVVVMGAGLWWLTRPAETPPPVVQRPTVPVAPVVKAPAPVVPVTETVTKTEPVQETHEEVETEGKASGLPPLPVETASEKKLARRLFGLFKQQRARAKDVDTDGALRGKLIQQYRAAVDATKDSERARIHQALDGIEKELTQRIAQHDAPPVAVVPELPKVPPLVIPPLPTLPRTNASEQRLAQRLDKLVAELRKRTQGQDVAPDLARELVGLYTDAAKAETGTERMDVNKALDAWQEQLKARFPK from the coding sequence ATGAAGACAAGAAGAATTCCGGAGACGGGGGCACACCGGGCGCTGACGGAGCGGGAGGTGCCCCTGACATTGGCACCGACGGCGCCGAAGGCGGATCCGCTGCTGGGGACGCAGTTGGGCGAGTTCGTCATCCAGGAGCGCATCGGCGCGGGCGGGATGGGCGTGGTGTACCGCGCCGAGCACCCCATCATCGGCAAGCAGGCCGCCATCAAGGTGCTGCGCGCGGAGCTGATGTCGCCGGAGCAGGAGCAGCGGCTGGTGGTGGAGGCGCGGTCGGTCAACGCCATCGGGCACCCGGGCATCCTGGACATCTTCAACTTCGGAAAGCTGCCGGACGGCCGGCCGTACGTGGTGATGGAGCTGTTGCAAGGCCAGTCGCTCGCGGCGGTGCTGCACGAGCGGGGACGGCTGGACGTGGGGACGACGGTCTGGATGTTGGAGCAGATCCTCTCTCCGCTGGGGGCGGCGCACCGGGCGAGCGTGGTGCACCGGGACCTGAAGCCGGCGAACGTGTTCATGGTGGAGCGGCCGGACGCGCCGCCCACGCTCAAGCTGGTCGACTTCGGCATCGCCAAGGTGTTGCAGTCGCGCGAGGGCCTGACGCTGGCGGACGGCTCCGTGCTGGGGACGCCGGACTTCATGGCCCCGGAGCAGATCCGCGGCGGCGCGGTGGGCCCGGCCACGGACCTGTACGCGCTGGGCGTCATGGCGTTCCAGATGCTCACCGGAGCGAGGCCCTTCCAGGGTGAGAACGTGCAGGTGATGTTCGCGCACGTCGAACAGGCCCCGCCGAGGCCTTCATCGAAGGTGGAGGGCATTCCGCCGGAGCTCGACGCGCTGGTGCTCCAGTTGATGGAGAAGGATCCGGCGAAGCGGCCTGCGTCCGCGGAAGCCGTACGTCAGCGGTTGAAGGCGCTGTCATTGGGACGGTCTCCTGGCACGTTGGGGCTGGGCGTCCCGGCGGTGACGAAGCGGGAGGAGCCCACATCCCCTACGGCACCCCGGCCGCCAGGCCTGGCTGCGTTGCTCGCGGACCGCCGGAAGGTGGCACCGCTGGCGGCGGCGGTGGTCGCCGGGGTCGTGGTGATGGGCGCGGGGCTCTGGTGGCTGACGCGGCCCGCGGAAACGCCTCCGCCCGTGGTGCAGCGTCCGACCGTGCCCGTTGCGCCCGTGGTCAAAGCACCGGCGCCGGTGGTTCCGGTGACTGAGACGGTCACGAAGACCGAGCCCGTGCAGGAGACGCACGAGGAAGTGGAGACGGAGGGCAAGGCCTCCGGATTGCCGCCACTGCCGGTCGAGACAGCGTCCGAGAAGAAGCTGGCGCGAAGGTTGTTTGGCTTGTTCAAGCAACAGCGTGCACGAGCGAAGGACGTGGACACGGACGGAGCGCTGCGAGGCAAGTTGATCCAGCAGTACCGCGCCGCCGTGGACGCGACGAAGGACTCCGAACGCGCGCGCATCCATCAGGCGCTCGACGGCATCGAGAAGGAATTGACCCAGCGCATCGCGCAGCACGACGCGCCCCCGGTGGCAGTCGTGCCGGAGCTGCCCAAGGTCCCGCCACTGGTGATTCCTCCGCTGCCCACCCTGCCCCGCACCAATGCCTCCGAGCAGCGATTGGCCCAGCGCCTGGACAAGCTGGTCGCGGAGCTGCGCAAGCGAACCCAGGGTCAGGACGTCGCGCCGGACCTCGCGCGCGAGTTGGTGGGCCTCTACACAGACGCCGCGAAGGCAGAGACCGGCACCGAGCGCATGGACGTGAACAAGGCGCTGGACGCGTGGCAGGAGCAGCTGAAGGCTCGCTTCCCGAAGTGA